One region of Dokdonia sp. 4H-3-7-5 genomic DNA includes:
- a CDS encoding cell division ATP-binding protein FtsE: MSTPVLELSHAAIYQRENLILSEVNVTIEPGDFVYLIGKTGSGKSSFMKTLYGDLPLTEGKGNIVGFDLNGLKEKNIPFLRRKLGVVFQDFKLLNDRTVIENLKFVLKATGWKDKAAMTSKIDSVLDKVGMKNKGFKFPYQLSGGEQQRIAIARALLNDPELILADEPTGNLDPQTSVEVMEVLQEINKNGNTILMATHDYALLLKYPSKTLKCDGNKVFEVVQKTV, translated from the coding sequence ATGTCTACACCTGTTCTTGAACTCTCACACGCTGCTATATATCAGCGAGAAAATTTAATTTTATCTGAAGTTAATGTTACCATTGAACCAGGTGACTTTGTGTATCTCATAGGTAAAACGGGCTCTGGAAAAAGTAGTTTCATGAAAACGCTTTATGGTGATTTACCGCTCACAGAGGGAAAAGGGAATATTGTAGGGTTTGATCTCAATGGACTTAAGGAAAAGAATATCCCTTTTTTACGTCGTAAACTTGGTGTTGTTTTTCAAGATTTTAAATTATTAAATGACCGAACCGTTATCGAGAATTTAAAATTTGTTTTAAAAGCAACTGGATGGAAGGATAAGGCTGCTATGACAAGTAAAATAGATTCGGTTCTTGATAAAGTAGGCATGAAAAACAAGGGATTTAAATTTCCTTATCAGCTTTCTGGTGGAGAACAACAGCGTATTGCTATTGCACGCGCTTTACTCAATGATCCCGAGCTTATCCTTGCAGATGAACCTACTGGAAATCTTGACCCGCAAACCAGTGTTGAAGTCATGGAGGTGTTACAAGAGATTAATAAGAATGGGAACACTATACTAATGGCAACTCACGACTATGCGCTCTTATTAAAATATCCATCTAAAACACTGAAGTGTGATGGCAATAAGGTTTTTGAGGTTGTACAGAAAACAGTTTAA
- a CDS encoding glycosyltransferase family 2 protein, with the protein MLSILIPTYNTDITDLAQSICEQAHRVKITFEVIFCEDASYLYIEKNVQLLGNTNVKRLINATNLGRTATRSKLADNATYSWLLFLDADVALPSINFIENYVSHLNSSHDIIHGGISYAIDNNDDFTLRSTYGTQRETQLAKKRCKTPYFIISQNILVKKEAFLKLNIISSNKYGLDNIFSYQILKQGYDVQHIDNPVIHHGLEKNDVFLKKSLQAIETLIYYEDKGMMAHDFTRLQKSYLTLKKYKGILFFRAIIGKSLKYVEKKLIMSENPSLLLFDLYRLHHYLNLKENA; encoded by the coding sequence ATGCTTTCTATACTTATCCCTACATATAATACTGACATCACAGATCTTGCCCAGTCTATCTGTGAGCAAGCACATCGTGTGAAAATTACTTTTGAAGTGATTTTCTGTGAAGATGCATCTTATCTATACATAGAAAAAAACGTACAACTTCTAGGAAACACTAACGTAAAACGGCTAATAAACGCTACCAATTTAGGTAGAACTGCCACCCGTTCTAAACTTGCTGATAACGCAACATATAGTTGGCTACTATTTCTAGATGCAGATGTTGCACTACCTTCAATAAATTTTATTGAAAATTATGTTTCGCATTTAAATTCATCCCATGATATTATTCATGGTGGTATATCATATGCTATAGATAATAACGATGATTTCACTCTTAGGAGTACATATGGAACACAAAGAGAAACACAACTAGCCAAAAAAAGATGTAAAACTCCTTATTTTATTATTTCTCAAAATATACTTGTAAAAAAGGAAGCGTTCTTAAAGCTCAATATTATTTCTTCAAACAAATATGGTCTGGATAACATATTCTCTTATCAAATCCTTAAACAAGGTTATGATGTCCAACACATAGATAATCCAGTAATACATCATGGTTTAGAAAAGAACGATGTGTTTTTAAAAAAGTCTTTACAAGCGATAGAGACTCTCATATATTATGAAGATAAAGGTATGATGGCCCATGACTTCACACGTTTACAAAAAAGCTATCTTACTCTTAAAAAGTATAAAGGAATACTTTTTTTTAGGGCTATTATAGGTAAGAGTTTGAAGTACGTTGAAAAAAAATTA